In Nocardia sp. NBC_00403, one DNA window encodes the following:
- a CDS encoding polysaccharide deacetylase family protein, protein MDNELFDYSPIVDRAPMHWPGDARVAFYVGLNVEHYQVDRPSTSIFAGTAGLAPDPLNYGWRDYGPRVGFWRMLETLDRHGIRASVLLNSDVAEHNPQIIAAGLARDWAWLAHGKNNSIFQADMSVDEERAYLTEVVQTIEKATGRRPQGWMGPALTQTFRTPELLTELGLSYALDWTNDDQPYQTKVPGLLNVPYSVELNDINLFVSKSTTGPEFVQIVTDQLDQLYADSATSGRVMALALHPFVIGQAFRSKYLDQALEYVVNHPGVWLTTSDEIAAHYSGASGLAESARSEDDQVG, encoded by the coding sequence ATGGACAACGAACTCTTCGACTACAGCCCGATCGTCGACCGTGCGCCGATGCACTGGCCGGGCGATGCGCGTGTCGCTTTCTATGTCGGCCTGAATGTCGAGCACTACCAAGTCGATCGGCCTTCGACCAGTATCTTCGCCGGGACGGCCGGGCTGGCACCCGATCCGCTGAACTACGGATGGCGCGACTATGGGCCGCGTGTCGGGTTCTGGCGGATGCTCGAGACCCTCGATCGCCACGGAATCCGCGCCAGTGTGCTACTCAATTCTGATGTCGCCGAACATAATCCGCAGATCATCGCGGCGGGGCTGGCCAGGGATTGGGCATGGCTCGCACACGGCAAGAATAATTCGATCTTCCAGGCCGACATGTCGGTCGACGAGGAGCGTGCATACCTGACCGAGGTTGTACAGACCATCGAAAAGGCAACGGGCCGTAGGCCGCAGGGCTGGATGGGGCCCGCGCTGACCCAGACCTTCCGCACTCCGGAGCTGCTCACCGAACTCGGGCTGAGCTACGCGCTGGACTGGACCAATGACGATCAGCCGTATCAGACCAAGGTGCCCGGCTTGTTGAACGTGCCGTATTCGGTGGAACTCAATGACATCAATCTGTTCGTCAGCAAGAGCACGACGGGGCCCGAATTCGTGCAGATCGTCACCGATCAGCTCGACCAGCTCTACGCCGACTCGGCAACCAGTGGTCGGGTGATGGCGTTGGCGTTGCATCCGTTCGTCATCGGCCAGGCGTTTCGCAGCAAGTACCTGGACCAGGCGCTCGAGTACGTGGTGAACCACCCCGGGGTGTGGCTGACCACCAGCGATGAGATCGCCGCGCACTACTCCGGCGCGTCGGGTCTTGCCGAATCCGCCCGATCCGAAGACGATCAGGTCGGTTAG